A single window of Nomascus leucogenys isolate Asia chromosome 18, Asia_NLE_v1, whole genome shotgun sequence DNA harbors:
- the LOC100607687 gene encoding class E basic helix-loop-helix protein 40-like: MERIPSAQPSPACLPKAPGLEHRDLPGMYPAHMYQVYKSTRGIKRSEDSKDTYKLPHRLIEKKRRGSRLRDRINKCIAQLKDLLPEHLKLTTLCHLEKAVFLELTLKHVKALTNLIDYQQQKIIALQSGLQAGELSGRNVETGQEMFCSGFQTCAREVLQYLAKHENTRDLKSSQLGTHLHRVVSELLQGGTSRKPSDPAPKVMDFKEKPSSPAKGSEGPGKNCLPVIQRTFSHSSGEQSGSDTDTDSGYGGESQKGDLRSEQPCFKSDHGHRFTMGERIGAIKQEAEEPHTKKNRMQLSDDEDRFTSSDLISSPFLGPHPHQPPFCLPFYLIPPSATAYLPMLEKCWYPTSVPVLYPGLNASAAAPSSFMNPDKISPPLLMPQRLPSPLPAHPSATLLSCSKL; the protein is encoded by the exons ATGGAGCGGATCCCCAGCGCGCAACCATCTCCCGCCTGCCTGCCCAAAGCACCGGGACTGGAGCACCGAGACCTACCAGGGATGTACCCTGCCCACATGTACCAAGTGTACAAGTCAACACGGGGAATAAAGCGGAGCGAGGACAGCAAGGACACCTACAAATTGCCGCATCGGCTCATCGAGAAAAAGAgacgtggctcacgctt acgtGACCGGATTAACAAGTGCATCGCCCAGCTGAAGGATCTCCTACCCGAACATCTCAAACTTACAACTTTGTGTCACTTGGAAAAAGCAGTGTTTCTTGAACTTACCTTGAAGCATGTGAAAGCACTAACAAACCTAATTGATTATCAGCAGCAGAAAATCATTGCCCTGCAGAGCGGTTTACAAGCTGGTGAGCTGTCAGGGAGAAATGTCGAAACAGGTCAAGAGATGTTCTGCTCAGGTTTCCAGACATGTGCCCGGGAGGTCCTTCAGTATCTGGCCAAGCACGAGAACACTCGGGACCTGAAGTCTTCGCAGCTTGGCACCCACCTCCACCGGGTGGTCTCAGAGCTGCTGCAGGGTGGTACCTCCAGGAAGCCATCAGACCCAGCTCCCAAAGTGATGGACTTCAAGGAAAAACCCAGCTCTCCGGCCAAAGGCTCCGAAGGTCCTGGGAAAAACTGCCTGCCAGTCATCCAGCGGACTTTCTCTCACTCGAGTGGGGAGCAGAGCGGCAGCGACACGGACACAGACAGTGGCTATGGCGGAGAATCGCAGAAGGGCGACTTGCGCAGTGAGCAGCCGTGCTTCAAAAGTGACCACGGACACAGGTTCACCATGGGAGAAAGGATTGGCGCAATTAAGCAAGAAGCCGAAGAACCCCACACAAAAAAGAACCGGATGCAGCTTTCGGATGATGAAGACCGTTTCACTAGCAGTGACCTGATCAGCTCCCCGTTCCTGGGCCCACACCCACACCAGCCTCCTTTCTGCCTGCCCTTCTACCTGATCCCACCTTCAGCAACTGCCTACCTGCCCATGCTGGAGAAGTGCTGGTATCCCACCTCAGTGCCAGTGCTATACCCAGGCCTCAACGCCTCTGCCGCAGCCCCCTCTAGCTTCATGAACCCAGACAAGATCTCGCCTCCCTTGCTCATGCCCCAGAGACTCCCTTCTCCTTTGCCAGCTCATCCGTCCGCGACTCTTCTGTCCTGCTCCAAGCTCTGA